From the Massilia forsythiae genome, one window contains:
- a CDS encoding type II TA system antitoxin MqsA family protein, with protein MNSKETQVFSSITCCPMCEKEDVITERQLEKFEYGSGEKPALLSIYIPVNVCKSCGYEFVDEKADEIRHDAICNHLNLLTSSKIQEIRMRLGGSQKSFAEFSHLGVASVQRWEKRQVLQSESNDIYLRLLEFPENVKRLERWNAGLAMEENTSKSHEFQGKGLDANGVSAHIRASQTFSLKRKVG; from the coding sequence ATGAATTCAAAAGAAACACAAGTGTTTAGTTCCATTACATGCTGCCCGATGTGTGAAAAAGAAGACGTGATCACCGAAAGGCAATTGGAAAAATTTGAATATGGGTCAGGAGAAAAACCTGCTTTGTTAAGCATTTACATCCCTGTAAACGTATGTAAAAGCTGTGGTTATGAATTTGTCGATGAAAAAGCGGATGAGATACGTCATGATGCGATATGTAACCATCTGAATTTATTGACTTCATCGAAAATTCAGGAAATAAGAATGAGACTAGGTGGATCTCAAAAGAGTTTTGCCGAATTTAGCCATTTAGGTGTGGCAAGCGTACAGAGATGGGAAAAAAGGCAAGTCTTGCAGAGTGAAAGCAACGATATTTATCTGCGTCTACTTGAATTCCCTGAAAACGTTAAACGATTAGAGCGTTGGAATGCCGGACTAGCTATGGAGGAAAACACTTCCAAGTCACACGAGTTTCAAGGAAAAGGCTTAGATGCTAACGGGGTAAGTGCACATATACGCGCAAGCCAAACATTCTCTTTGAAAAGAAAAGTTGGATAA
- a CDS encoding tyrosine-type recombinase/integrase has translation MANDLTTTTRQPGTGLTSADFHQLADVPPALTWFANIDNPQTRRAYQNDVQEFMAFTSIVDPDAFRQVGRAHVLAWRRDLELRRLGAATIRRKLAALSSLFESLCEANAVQGNPVDGVKRPKNDSHEGKTPAIGDLQARALLVAPDASTLQGLRDRALLATLLYHGLRRAELCALRLMDVQDRRGVRHLQVHGKGGKIRYVPLHPAAAGAIAAYLEAAGYGDDKPGPLFRPVSNNARGARAITPDGVYKILAGYASQVGIDVDGFGPHALRATAATNALEHEADIAKVQQWLGHANISTTRVYDRRKMRAEDSPTFKVVY, from the coding sequence TTGGCCAACGATCTGACCACAACAACGCGCCAACCCGGTACGGGCCTGACTAGCGCCGACTTCCACCAGCTAGCCGACGTGCCGCCTGCACTGACCTGGTTTGCCAACATCGACAACCCGCAAACCCGGCGTGCCTACCAAAACGACGTCCAGGAATTCATGGCGTTCACTAGCATCGTGGATCCAGACGCGTTTCGCCAAGTCGGGCGCGCCCACGTCCTGGCCTGGCGCCGCGACCTGGAGCTGCGCCGTCTCGGCGCCGCCACCATCCGCCGCAAGCTGGCCGCACTGTCATCGCTGTTCGAATCGCTGTGTGAAGCCAATGCCGTGCAAGGCAACCCGGTCGACGGCGTGAAACGTCCGAAGAACGACAGCCACGAGGGTAAAACGCCGGCAATCGGAGATCTACAGGCGCGCGCCCTGTTGGTGGCACCGGACGCGTCGACGCTACAGGGGCTGCGCGATCGCGCGCTGCTGGCCACGCTGCTGTACCACGGTCTGCGCCGCGCCGAGCTATGCGCGCTGCGCCTAATGGATGTGCAGGACCGCCGTGGCGTGCGTCACCTGCAGGTGCACGGCAAAGGCGGAAAAATCCGTTACGTGCCGCTCCACCCGGCGGCGGCCGGCGCAATTGCGGCCTACCTCGAGGCGGCGGGCTATGGAGACGACAAGCCCGGGCCGCTGTTCCGGCCGGTTAGCAACAACGCTCGTGGCGCGCGGGCAATCACGCCCGACGGCGTCTACAAGATCTTGGCCGGGTACGCCAGTCAAGTCGGCATCGACGTCGACGGCTTCGGGCCGCATGCGCTGCGCGCTACGGCCGCCACCAACGCGCTCGAGCACGAAGCCGATATCGCCAAGGTCCAGCAGTGGCTGGGCCACGCGAATATCTCGACTACGCGCGTGTATGATCGCCGCAAAATGCGCGCTGAAGACAGCCCGACATTCAAAGTCGTTTATTGA
- a CDS encoding IS5 family transposase, whose product MKPRISLFAEQEREDRRAKLGDPLVGLAEHVDFEALAGSIDAAAPRPSRAKGGRPPYPTVLMIKILVLQQLYNLADDALEYQLLDRRSFLRFLDLTESSSIPDAKTIWLFRDRLAQAGVGNQVFEQVQQQLLSQGYLARCGQIVDASLVQAPVQRNKREEAETVKEGTMPLGWKPHKRAQKDVDAKWTKKHGKNHFGYKLHASVDKRCKLIRKIAITHAAVADTTVFEELLDLSNTSRDVYADRGYPSIEREARLKQAGWRVHIQRRGHATKGISETQKRRNRAIATPRARVEHVFGALAQMGGKLVRCLGIVRTTFVLQLKAASYNLKRLVFLKERGLAPF is encoded by the coding sequence ATGAAACCCCGGATCAGTCTATTTGCCGAGCAGGAGCGCGAGGACCGGCGCGCGAAGCTGGGCGATCCGCTGGTGGGCCTGGCCGAGCATGTGGATTTCGAGGCGCTGGCGGGGAGCATCGATGCCGCCGCGCCGCGTCCGTCGCGTGCCAAGGGCGGCCGTCCGCCATACCCGACAGTGTTGATGATCAAGATCCTGGTGCTGCAACAGCTCTACAACCTGGCCGACGACGCGCTGGAGTATCAGTTGCTGGACCGGCGCAGCTTCCTGCGTTTTCTGGACCTGACGGAAAGCAGCAGCATCCCCGACGCCAAGACGATCTGGCTGTTCCGTGACCGTTTGGCCCAGGCAGGCGTAGGCAATCAAGTATTCGAGCAAGTCCAGCAACAGCTGCTGTCGCAAGGCTATCTTGCCCGCTGCGGCCAGATCGTCGACGCTTCGCTGGTCCAAGCCCCGGTTCAACGTAACAAGCGGGAAGAGGCCGAGACGGTCAAGGAAGGCACGATGCCGCTAGGCTGGAAACCGCATAAGCGCGCGCAAAAGGACGTCGATGCCAAGTGGACCAAAAAGCACGGCAAGAATCATTTTGGGTACAAGCTGCACGCCAGCGTCGACAAGCGTTGCAAGCTGATCCGCAAGATCGCCATCACCCATGCTGCCGTAGCCGACACCACGGTCTTCGAGGAATTGCTCGACCTGAGCAACACAAGCCGGGATGTCTATGCCGACCGTGGCTACCCCAGTATCGAACGCGAAGCCAGATTGAAACAAGCCGGGTGGCGCGTGCATATTCAACGACGCGGCCATGCGACCAAAGGCATTTCCGAGACGCAGAAACGGCGCAACCGCGCGATCGCCACACCGCGAGCCCGTGTCGAGCATGTATTCGGCGCCCTGGCTCAAATGGGTGGAAAACTGGTGCGCTGCCTCGGCATCGTGCGCACGACCTTCGTCCTGCAGTTGAAGGCTGCCAGTTACAACCTCAAGCGTCTCGTATTCTTGAAAGAACGCGGTCTGGCACCGTTCTAA